The genomic window TACGAGAATTGATAGCGAAAGTATTTGGaatgcgtgacgtcatagtatACGTCAAAATTCCGTTCGCTCCCGCGTCTAAATCGGTCGCATTGACGTCGGCGATAGGCGTGCCGTGCGGCAAATTTTCGGGGACGCTGATCGCGTCGCCCGACGCGTAGCCGAACACGGGCGAATTATCATTGGCATCTTCAACACTAACATTGACGGGAACCGTTGCGAAGAGAATGTGAGCTCCGCAGCAGCGCGCCTGAACGCTGAGTTCAATCCAAGGCGTTTTCTCCCTATCGACGGTCTTCGCCAGCACGATCTCTCCAGAAGTGAGTCCGATTCGAAATATCCCGTTCGGATCGCcgaaaacgatgacgtaTTCCATCGTCCCGTTGAGACCGAAGTCCTGATTGACGgcgcgaacgacgccgagacgcgttcccgtcgtcgccgtctcgttCACGACGAAACCGTACGTCGAATTATCGAATAAGGGCGGTTTGTCTATGACATTAGCGACGGTGATTCGAACGGTGGCGTTTTGTTTAGACGCGCGTCCGTCCGAGTCTTCGGCGCCAATTACGAGCAGATGGACGTGCTTCTCCTCGCTGTCGAGCGTCCGcttcaaagcgacggcgcCCGTGCGCGCGTTCACGTCGAAATTCCCGCCCTCGTTGCCGGCGAGGATGCGATAGCGAACGCCGGGATTcgcgtcctcgtcgtcggcgtgcaCGCGCGTGCACTCGTGCCCGACGCTCGCGTTCTCGTACACGTAACAGTCGTAGTCGATGGGATAGAAGACGGGCAGATTGTCGTTGACATCTTCCACTGACACGACTAGAGAGACGATCGTTTCGAGTTGAGAATTTCCAGAGTCAGCTGCTTTGACTCTGCCGGCGTATTCAGCTTTTGTTTCCCTATCTAACGTCTTGTCAAGAGTCAGTTTTCCAGACGCCGAGTTGAGAGATATGATCCCAGCGAATTCGTTTCCCACGAACGAATAGGTCACTTTACccgcgtcgccggcgtcggcaTCCGTCGCCGTCAGCGTAGCGATGACCGTTCCCGGCGCGAGTGTTTCGCTCGCGTTGATTCGATAGTCGCCGCTAGACGAAACACCGTCAAATTTCGGCgcattgtcgttgacgtcgtcaatggTTATCGTCACCGTAATCGCGTTCGATTCCAAAGGCGGACTTCCCTTAtcgccggcgacgatcttcagtgaaacgacgtcaattaGCTCTCGATCCAAACTCTTATTCGTTTTTACGACACCGGACGAATCGACGCTAAACCAATCGCCGAACGGTTGCCCGTCCGGTATAAAATACACGACTTCCCCGTTCATTCCTTCGTCGGGATCGTCAGCGCTCACGCTCGTCACGACGGTGCCGGGGCGCGCCGATTCGCTGACCGATCCGGCGAAAGGGCCCCCGACGAAACTGGGCGCATTATCGTTGACATCTCGAACGGTAACGTCGACCGACCACGTGCTCGACTGGCCACCCTGATCGGACGCATTGACAGTCAATCGATAGCGATTCCGAGTCTCGCGATCCAAATCCTTAGCGATTTTGAGAAGATAGAAATCGCTGCCCTGATGCTGCACAATAAAATCTCCAAATCCTCCCATCAATTTGAcgctgacgacgtcgttcggaTCCCCGTCCTTTATAGTCAATCCGCTAACAAACGCTCGACCAGGACCCTCGTCGAATGCCGTCGTCAAGGGAATGACCGGATTGAGATCGATCGTCGGTCGATTGTCATTCACGTCCGTCACGTGAACATTGACGACGGCCGAATCCTGAAACTTCCCATCCCAAACGCGAACAGCCAACGATATACGTCGAGTCGAGAACTCGTGATCGAGCGACTTCTGCAAAGTAATTCGCCCCGAAACGGCGTCAATCCGAAAGAAATCCGCGGTCGCCGCGCCGCCAATATACGTCGGCGGAATCGTATGCCGCGCGACGATTTCATACGTCAATACGggattctcgtcgacgtcagtcGCCCGTACGACCTTGACGACATCGCCCGGCTGACTATTTTCCGGCACGGAaacactcgtcgacgaataaTTAAACTCGGGCGGattatcgttgacgtcaccaacGGTGATATTCCAGAGTAGAGTCGCCGAACGCggattcgtcgcgacgccttCGTACGCCTCGATTTCGAGTTGATAATAGCCCACcgtttcgcgatcgagacTTCGCACGAGTTCGACCCATATTCGGAGTTGGTGGGCGCCGAGGCGACTATAGCGCaagtcgaaacgattcgtcggatcgccgtcgatgaGTTTCGCGTACGTGACCGTATTCGTTCCGATGTCGGCGTCGTAGGCGCTCGGCGAGAAGATCGTCTTGCCTATGgccgcgttttcgtcgatcgttttaTTCGTCGGATCGATTTCGGGAAATGTTGGttcgttgtcgtttttgtcgaGCACCGTTACGGTGATCGTCTTCTGTTTGGGACCCGGTGTGCATATGACGCGGAAGACGAGGTCGTTTGTGTTGTTCAGCGCTTCGCGATCGATTGGCGCGTTCGGTTTTGTCGTTATGACGccgttcgcgtcgatttcgaagtGCGCCGCGACGAACGGGGGCgaatcggcggcgaaattGCACAACAACGAgcccacgtcgtcgaattccgCTTGGAGGTCGATGACGAGGCGTTTCGACGTGATGCCTTCGTCGAGCGATACGGACGCCTGTTGCTTCGCGtcgcacgcgacgacgagcgcgagAAGCGCGCCCAAAACGACGTGCATCTCGTACCCCGCGCGTCGATCGGTAAAATGACTGATGTGGCGCGAGCGTTCCCCGAGGGAGTCACGCGGCGTCACCGTGGGCATTCTTCGGCGAAGATCAAAGTCGCGACTGTCACGCCTGCCCAAACAAGTTCCGCCCCCATCCCCCTCGCGTGTCTGAGTTGATATCCGTTTCTGCTGCAGGGTCGTGGGGATGGATCGTGTGGGCGATGGAGATTTCGTCCGGGTTCGAGTGCTCGACGGAACGTACGAGGGCGCCGTATTATCGTGTCATCGACCCACCCAACAATTGACTATGCAGCGAGGTAAGCAGAGCCGACAAACCCATAAATTATTAGGAATGCTAATATCTCGCAGTCAAGGACGTCGAAACTGGAAGGATGCACGCGCGAATGACATTCCACTGGACGGAAATAACAAAAAGTTCTCAGAATTcaatagttaattaatttgttttcATGGAATATTGTTAGTTGAGGTTTTGGAGCGTGCCAATAAGGAGATGCCGTGTGCCACTAAAGAAACATCCTCTAAGGAGGGAGTTCCTGTTGCGGCTTCTCCTGTAAAAACACCGCCGTCCAAACAGGCTTCCCATAGCCGGAGGAGATCCGGAGGAGCTACGACTACCACTGGCAGTGTTCACTACGACTTAGTGAAGACTAAGGAGAAATTTGAGAAAATggcaatttttcttctaaagaTTTGTGAAAAGAGGTTGCATaattttgattaattaattaaggttgcCTGTGTGAGGCAGTTTAAAATCATTGGCTTGGGTCTGGAGGGCATTAATTTAGGGAAAGCTGGTATGGTCACCATAATACAGGTACGTTAGTATATAGACCCACACTACTAATGTACTGAGTAGTGGCTTGTGTGTGCCTAGATAAGCTGCAGCGTTCAGACTTACATTGTTGATTTCCAAGCAATAGGACGGTATTGTTTTGAGCACGCTGCTTTTGTCGACATGCTTCAGAGTGATCAATACCTAAAGGTTAATATTAGCAGTTATGCACATGTACGTAATTATTGCTCCTGCCTTAGGTCATTCATGACAGTCGTAACGTATCTGCCGCacttttcaattttaaaatACGACTTGAAAATGTATTTGACACGCAGGTGGCAGATTTTGTTATTAGACGAAATACCCATAAAAAAGTGCCACGGTAAATAGAAATCTTTTATGTCATTATTTCAAGCTCACCTGACCTGGAgattttttttagttttattaGCGGTCTAGGTGATTGCCTGATGAGATACCTCAAAATGACCGAAGAACAAGTTGATTTCCACAAGTATGCTCACCAGTGCCTCAAGGTCAGTCTATACAATATTATTGTTTCAGAAAGTAATTAAATTGTGTCTAGTCTAATTTCAAAGTGTGGTCAATTCGTCCTATCAGCGTTGAGTTATTGGACGCAGCAGCTAAGGGAAGAACTACTTTAGTGAATGCTCGTTTCTTATCTTTGCCTGCAGGACGTTCTCTACTTGCCTGCGCTACACCAGGCAATGATGAAGGCTCATTTCAGTGACTTCACTCGAGGATTCCAAGTGTATCTTGAAGCTGGAAGATCAGTTTCAAGGCCAAAATGTTCATCAGTATGTGGTGTGTATACAGGCAAACTAAAGTTTATCATCAATTGTTTTAGGGTGTAATGCCTCAGCTCAAGGATCTCTATTCTTTTGAGTGCTGCTGTGAACAAAAAGACTGCtgaaaagaagcaaagagAACTAGATGATGGGTGACAGTAGTGCGGGTTTGAGAGCAAACTTATGGAAAAGGTTTCTACCTTCAATTATAGGAATGTCGTTCTACAAATCCTAATGTGTACTGTATTTGCATCAAAGTATCAAAGCTCTTTACGAATCAAATACGTACGCATTCCTTTTAGCCTTTCATTAAATCGTCATTTTCCATTATCTAGACAGCAAAAAGTAGTGCAGAAATAAAATTGACATTGTTTACTTTTGTGAGAAGTCGTTTAGCTGCCTCATCAATATTgatattttctttagctgATGTTTTGAACCAGTCAACGTAGCCCTTCTCACGGCAATACTCGTCCATTTGCTGCTCGTCGTGTACAAAATGCTTGTGAGGTTGATCAACATCACACTAAGAAATACCACGTATAGTTATCCACAGCAGTTGCCTGTTGCTACCTTATTGGCTAGGAGAACACAAGGAATGGCTTTTCCGCAGAGCAACGTCACTTCGCTATCCAAATGATTTTTCCATTCCTCCGCAACGCTAAGAGTGCTTTCttgcgtgacgtcaaaaacaacAAATGCTCCAACCGCATTTTTAAAGTACAGCTGTCCCCAAAAAGACTGTCGTAATTTATCAAGGTGAAAACTCTATACCTTAGTCATGTTTCCATATAACCCTATCAAAACAGAATTACATCAATATCGTTGCGACGTTTTTGCGTTGCACCGTTGATCGCGATTTCCCACAATTGAAGGCGAATAAGCGTACTTTCATTCCAATTGAGCACTTTCAGTGCAAAGTCGGACTACGAGCAACATTGGGAACGCCTACATATGCGATCATTGCACACCGTTGCTCTGGTATTCGGCGAATAGCACTTGTGGACGTAGCGCTTGACAATGTTTGTTCTGCCAACGCCAATATCGCCAATAACGACCACTTTGTACATGCGCTCCTTCTTTTGAGACTTTGCACTGTCTGTCGTACGAATCGAATCAGCTTGTGGCTGCCCCCATTGAGAAATTGGCTGCAACTCCACACCAGCCTTTAGTGCAGTTGAAGTCAGAGTGCTTACTAATTTCGAATTTAGTCATTTACTGTACCATTCGCCTCCGCCCACAATTTCCCGAATACGTTTCCCGTATAGGCTACCTTCTTACTTGTCTGCAAGACGTCCCTGTGCTACACCAGGGAATGACGAAGGTCATCCGTGCACGGCCAAGTTCTTTTTCAGTAGAAATTGTTTTACCAATTGATTTGATATgttaaaatttttttgcggCACTCAAACAGACTGTGAACAAAAAAAGACTGTTAATTGAAAtaggagaaaagaattagaCAAGTGTGTCAAATATGTGCGTCTTCGATTGACTAACGAGAGGGTTTCTACTCCCAATATTTTGGTGGAACTGAGTCCGACGTTGAGCATGACTTCGGAGGGTCTGTTCAGTGGTACAGATAGATAGTAGGGCCATCATTTTCTAAATGGTCTCCTGCAACGATACTTGTTTCCCtacacaaaagaaaaaactagTATGTAGCAAAATTATTTACTGCTGCTGCCGTACGGCTTCCATTCGTTCTGAGACAACTTTTTGTCAATGTCTTTACCAATCCTACTGCTTAGGGTCTTCGCTTGTTCATAGCCAACTATCACTATGCAGTGGCCCTTTCGAAAACGTTTTGTTAACACTGAAAAAGCACTGTCCACGTCTAAAtccaaaaaaaagagagagacttTCGTTACAAAGACGGCTTGAGCAAACCTCTGTTGTCATTTGATTTGTCTTCCAACGTGATCAGAAATACAAGCGACTTTTTGTTTTCACAAAACTCCTCAAGGACTGCATTCGGCTACAACACTacgtagaagaagaaacacgCATTTTATGTTCAAGAAGACGTACCTCTTCCGCTTGGTAAGCAGCTTCGGCCATGTTGCAAAAGGTCACATTTTTAGGTAGTCCTTCGTATGTCCAATCCCTTTCAAAGTTAACCACTATTATAAAGGCATTAAAAACAGTGCAACCAGATGCCAAAGCACATACCACATCTGTCACAAAACACCGATTCAAGCATATCTCTTCTTGTAGAGTAAAACAGATGAACGCAAGAGGGCTTTACGTTACGTAAACTACTACCAGTAGCATTTCGATACATTCGCATAATCTAAATAGCCGGTTCACAAATTATTCTGCAGTGGGCACACTAAGATTATAGCATGCCTGAGTGTCAACATCTTGTAGCTCCGTCAGAATTTGCACTAACACATGCCCTAGCCCAGAATTCGAATTACAaaccagcagcagcaaaagcTGCATATCATCTCGAATAGCAGCGCACAATGATGGAGATACATCTCTATACGAAACGTCCTTCCTGGGCAAAAGCTTCAGCATCCAAAGAAGACCCCACAGAGTACCCAGCGCTCCGGCAACTAAAACAGCAAAATTGGCCCGTCTCAACGTTTCCAACGACGACCCGCTGGGATAGACGCATCCCACGGTGAAACTCAGTCGCGGTCCGGTCAACGTTTCAACGTCGCAGCTAAACTTAGAGACGATTTCTCTTGTAGAGCGAAAGTAAAGTCCAAAAAACACACCGCCTCCAATCGTTACGAGAAGTTGAAAGACAAGTTTGACGGCGTAGCCAATCGTCACCTTACGTGAGGTCTCGAATTTCTTTCGGAGCGAATCGACTATTTGCAGCGCTTTTCGGCTAAATCTTTTCGTTTGGAGATCTCGACGAAGATCTATTGACTTGGTATCGGTGAAAAAATGAGTGAGCTTGGCAGTGAAAGCGCGATTCCACACGAATGATGGAAGATAAAGGAGAATTCCTTGAATTGCTAAGGAGCGCGGGAGCCAGTCGACTGCGCTCAGGTGCTCACTAAAGCACCAGTTGTTCGCGTATTGGGCTTGGGCTGACGAGACGTTATTAGGTGGGTAGCAAGCAAGACCGGGCGAAAATAGTCCGCCTCCCAGAGATACGACCGAAAGTACGCCAGAGACGATGGACACGTATTGAACGACAACGTCCCAGTGGTGATCGTTGTAGagttcgttcgacgactgTAGAGAGCGGTACACTTCCTGCATTGTTTTTTAGGCATCCGGGGCTTGTACGGATTCCGGAAGACAGGTGTCTGGTGAGGGTGAGGTGAGAGCAGAGGTGAGAAGCCTACTAGCATTCGCGTGAGTCCCTGAGCAAGCTGTAAAGAAAGAGACATTCGATTGGACTACTCAACGTTTGTTTTCCTCCACCAATTTCCAAGCCATTGTTACTCGAAGCGAGTACCCCACTGAGCTGGTGAACAGGTCTGAAACGAGCTCGAATATTGCTGAGCTCATGCAACGAGACGACATATCCGGAGAGAATAATCACTCCGCCAAGATTctacaataaaaatatttaaatatACATTTTTCGAATAAAAATCTCACCAAATTACCAAATTAGACGGCGGCACAGTATCATATTTAGTGTACATATCactcaaaagagaaaactaCAGAATGTCTTTATTTGGACTCACAATCGTAACGTATCTGCCGcactttttaattttaaaataCGATTTTAAAAATGTATTCGACACGCAGGTGGCAGATTTTGTTATTAGACAAAATACCCATAAAAAAAGTGCCACGGTAAAGAGATATCTTTTATGTCAATTCTTTCGAACTCGGCAGAAGagttttctttagttttgttAGCGGTCTAGGTGATTGCCTGATGAGATACCTCAAAATGACCAAAGAACAGGTCGATTTCCACAAATCAGAAAGTACAATTAGATCATGTCTAGTCTAATGTCAAAGTTTGGTCAATTCGTCCTGTCAGTTAAAAGTAGGAGACCagcacggatactagtatccgtgctGCCAGTGAGACCATAGCCAGAATCAGCTGGCGGCCCTTCACGATGACTGACAAATGGCAAACGCGGGTCAGTTTCACCGGCATCCACGTGACTGGGGCACAGAAAGAAGCACCAAGGTTAATTTGCTTTTCACGGACGATTTGAGACTGTAAGTGCCTTCCATATCTACGTGCCACTTCAATGATGATCAAATATCTTCACCTTCGTAAAAGCTGCCTGATTTAGAAAATGTGTGCACaataaaagagaagagaaactaAGAACTTGAAGGCATGATACGTCAGACAGTTACTCAAAAGAGACAAGGTTgataataaaaattatgcATACAAAGGAACACTAAAACAACACATCCCTGTGTCTCTGACTGCTTGAGGTGTCAAACCTCAGTACCATAAGCAGAATCGAAGCACCGGGATTCGCCGGCATACGCCCGGTACACCTCCTCCCCATTGCTCTCATCCACGTGCTTATCCGCTTCAGTCTCGTTCATTTTGCCATGAAGTACATCATAACATAGTGAAACAGCTGCCTTATACCGATTAAGTCCCTGCTTAACTGCCTCCACGTCGTCTTTCAGTTGTCTCCAAGTGCCGTCAGTCGTTTGGGCGCTGAGTACCAGGCAACGGTTACATGCTTCGTTGAAGTGATCAAAACCATCTGTCAAGATTTTCAAAGCAATCAACTCAGCGTCAATCACCTTTTTCAGCTTTTCCTCTATAGCTTTAAGACTGTTTCTCTCGGCCTTATCGCGATAGAGAGGATCTTGCTGAAGAGTGTTTACCAATGACTTCCAGGGATGTCCAACTTTGTTGTAGCTGTCCACTTCAGTGTAACTTGGCAACTTATGGCATATAGAATGATAAACGCTTTTTGGTCTGAACTCGGTTCCTTCGTTACCCTCAGTGCCATAAGCAGAATCAGAGCAATAGGATTCGCCCTCACCAGGCTCCTCACTAAATGCTGTGCGCTCATTCTGAGTCGTTTTGCCATGAAGTACACTTTGACATAGAAAAACTGCCGCCTTATACCGACGAAGTCCCTTCTTAACCTTCTCTACGTCGTCTCGGAATCGTGTATGCTCATCACCGGTTCTTTGGAGTCCCGGGCAACGGTCGCATGCTTTGCTAAAGCGATCGAAACTACTCGTAATAGTTTCCAAAGCAATGAACTCAGCGTCGATCACCACTTTCACGTCGCGCTGAATCTTTATGAGCATACCCTTCTCGGAGGCGGAGGCAGCTTCATTCGTCTTGAGATCGTCTATCTCCTTACTAAGAGATTCCCATAACGATTTCCAATacaattcaatattttttatcCTTTCTCTCAacgttcgatcgtcgaattcgaaggagCACCGAGGACAACAAACGGCTCTTGGCTCGGCCATTTTCACGCATGCGCATTCTAATCATGCAAGGTGTACTACTGTATggtgtaattaattaccatTTAATTTACGCGCCCAACAAAAGACGTCACtttgttcaattttttccttttcggtGGACGAACCAGTGGGAAATATTGATAAAATATCGTTTTCCAAATTATCAGGGATATGCGTACATAAAACGATAACACATTCCTTAGACACATGATCTTTCATTCTTtccaaaataattttaactAAAATAAAGATAAAGAATGTTTGAAATAGGCAGGTATTGGCAACCTGAAATTAAACTtacgttctctttttttttctttgaggaTGTCTTGACTCTGATCCAATTGCGTAATCAGCACCAAATCATAATTGTACGGATCTTCTTTTGGACACGATATTAATTCACTCATAAACTACGCATACACATACACCCCACACAGATAGGAAGGGCTGCGCTCAGCGTTACCTTTCCTATTTCTTCACTTCCAAGAGAAGAC from Oscarella lobularis chromosome 1, ooOscLobu1.1, whole genome shotgun sequence includes these protein-coding regions:
- the LOC136192349 gene encoding uncharacterized protein → MQEVYRSLQSSNELYNDHHWDVVVQYVSIVSGVLSVVSLGGGLFSPGLACYPPNNVSSAQAQYANNWCFSEHLSAVDWLPRSLAIQGILLYLPSFVWNRAFTAKLTHFFTDTKSIDLRRDLQTKRFSRKALQIVDSLRKKFETSRKVTIGYAVKLVFQLLVTIGGGVFFGLYFRSTREIVSKFSCDVETLTGPRLSFTVGCVYPSGSSLETLRRANFAVLVAGALGTLWGLLWMLKLLPRKDVSYRDVSPSLCAAIRDDMQLLLLLVCNSNSGLGHVLVQILTELQDVDTQIMRMYRNATGSSLRNVKPSCVHLFYSTRRDMLESVFCDRCVVNFERDWTYEGLPKNVTFCNMAEAAYQAEEPNAVLEEFCENKKSLVFLITLEDKSNDNRDVDSAFSVLTKRFRKGHCIVIVGYEQAKTLSSRIGKDIDKKLSQNEWKPETSIVAGDHLENDGPTIYLYH
- the LOC136192485 gene encoding ras-related protein Rab-38-like isoform X1, which translates into the protein MTFVIPWCSTGTSCRQAGVELQPISQWGQPQADSIRTTDSAKSQKKERMYKVVVIGDIGVGRTNIVKRYVHKCYSPNTRATSDFALKVLNWNESTLIRLQLWEIAINGLYGNMTKLYFKNAVGAFVVFDVTQESTLSVAEEWKNHLDSEVTLLCGKAIPCVLLANKCDVDQPHKHFVHDEQQMDEYCREKGYVDWFKTSAKENINIDEAAKRLLTKIMENDDLMKG
- the LOC136192485 gene encoding ras-related protein Rab-38-like isoform X2, coding for MAGVELQPISQWGQPQADSIRTTDSAKSQKKERMYKVVVIGDIGVGRTNIVKRYVHKCYSPNTRATSDFALKVLNWNESTLIRLQLWEIAINGLYGNMTKLYFKNAVGAFVVFDVTQESTLSVAEEWKNHLDSEVTLLCGKAIPCVLLANKCDVDQPHKHFVHDEQQMDEYCREKGYVDWFKTSAKENINIDEAAKRLLTKIMENDDLMKG
- the LOC136192401 gene encoding piRNA biogenesis protein EXD1-like; this translates as MDRVGDGDFVRVRVLDGTYEGAVLSCHRPTQQLTMQRVKDVETGRMHARMTFHWTEITKIEVLERANKEMPCATKETSSKEGVPVAASPVKTPPSKQASHSRRRSGGATTTTGSVHYDLVKTKEKFEKMVACVRQFKIIGLGLEGINLGKAGMVTIIQISCSVQTYIVDFQAIGRYCFEHAAFVDMLQSDQYLKVIHDSRNVSAALFNFKIRLENVFDTQVADFVIRRNTHKKVPRFISGLGDCLMRYLKMTEEQVDFHKYAHQCLKSNFKVWSIRPISVELLDAAAKDVLYLPALHQAMMKAHFSDFTRGFQVYLEAGRSVSRPKCSSGVMPQLKDLYSFECCCEQKDC